A DNA window from Novosphingobium sp. RL4 contains the following coding sequences:
- a CDS encoding DUF3617 domain-containing protein has product MKRYVTMTAAIGLAMLAAGCGSKDSGHEAEGAKSIDEVKQEAAKLDRPKPGQYSQKIAVTGIDLPGMPKETVDQMKAMLAKEKVSEFCLTKEQSDKGYRDMFESVDKDKECAYSRFTVDGGKLDAQMNCTAKDGGKAVMTLNGKVAEDSSDITVAMDMTGTAQGAQNGQMKMTMHMTTTRVGDCKE; this is encoded by the coding sequence ATGAAGCGATACGTGACGATGACCGCGGCGATCGGTCTGGCAATGCTGGCCGCCGGTTGCGGTTCGAAGGACTCCGGCCACGAGGCCGAGGGCGCGAAATCGATCGACGAGGTGAAGCAGGAAGCCGCCAAGCTGGATCGTCCCAAGCCCGGCCAGTACAGCCAGAAGATCGCGGTTACCGGGATCGACCTGCCGGGAATGCCGAAGGAAACCGTCGACCAGATGAAGGCGATGCTGGCCAAGGAGAAGGTCAGCGAGTTCTGCCTGACCAAGGAACAGTCCGACAAAGGCTACCGCGACATGTTCGAGAGCGTCGATAAGGACAAGGAATGCGCTTATTCGCGCTTCACCGTTGATGGCGGCAAGCTCGATGCCCAGATGAACTGCACGGCGAAGGACGGCGGCAAGGCGGTCATGACGCTGAACGGCAAGGTGGCCGAGGACAGTTCGGACATCACCGTGGCCATGGACATGACGGGAACCGCGCAGGGCGCCCAGAACGGACAGATGAAGATGACGATGCACATGACGACCACGCGGGTCGGCGACTGCAAGGAGTGA
- a CDS encoding esterase/lipase family protein, with protein sequence MRSAIARRAALAREPHPEGVRKPSLRLFLAELASLRSRGAKLLGVEKALHPQPVMLLPGFGAHPNRMKPMAEALALAGHDVHEWGLGFNFGPNQTNFEFLMRRVGALARRHRAPVTLVGWSLGGLFAREIARREPDSVGKVVTMGTPFSGDPRANNAWRAYQVVTGHSVDAPPIDCDFAAKPPVPTIALWSPRDGVIHPRSACGWPHERDRAVAIRCSHLGFASDPRAIAEVLRQLDIEG encoded by the coding sequence ATGCGCAGCGCCATCGCGCGCCGCGCGGCGCTGGCGCGCGAACCGCATCCCGAAGGCGTCCGCAAGCCGTCGCTGCGCCTGTTCCTGGCGGAACTCGCGTCTCTCCGCAGCCGCGGCGCGAAGCTGCTCGGCGTCGAGAAAGCGCTTCATCCCCAGCCGGTCATGCTGCTTCCCGGCTTCGGCGCCCATCCCAACCGGATGAAGCCGATGGCCGAGGCCCTCGCCCTGGCCGGGCATGACGTGCACGAATGGGGGCTCGGCTTCAACTTCGGCCCCAACCAGACCAACTTCGAGTTCCTGATGCGCCGCGTCGGCGCGCTGGCGCGGCGGCACCGGGCGCCTGTCACGCTGGTCGGCTGGAGCCTGGGGGGCCTGTTCGCCCGCGAGATCGCCCGCCGCGAGCCGGACAGCGTGGGCAAGGTGGTGACGATGGGCACGCCCTTTTCCGGCGATCCGCGCGCCAACAATGCCTGGCGGGCCTATCAGGTGGTCACCGGCCATTCGGTGGATGCACCGCCGATCGACTGCGATTTCGCCGCGAAGCCGCCCGTGCCGACCATCGCATTGTGGAGCCCGCGCGACGGGGTGATTCATCCGCGCTCCGCCTGCGGATGGCCGCACGAGCGCGACCGCGCCGTGGCCATCCGGTGTTCGCACCTCGGGTTCGCCAGCGATCCGCGCGCGATAGCCGAAGTGCTGCGGCAGCTCGATATCGAGGGCTGA
- a CDS encoding EamA family transporter has product MTAPTDRTALLAGLSIVVAQASINLGAAFAKSLFPIVGPEGVAALRTAISAVILLAIARPWRSRMSGRQLGWLLVYGLVLGGMNLMIYWAFRRIPIGIGVAIEICGPLGVVLATSRSLRDFLWLGLALGGLALLIPWPGRAAPLDLAGIGFALGAAACWALYILCGKRAAQVGSSTAVSIGMTVACLVTVPFGIASAPASLPLPALGLGFVVAILSSALPYMLEMRAMTQLPSRIVGLLSSMAPALGAIVGFAVLGERLTGLQWLAVAMMIAASAGCSLAARSPVASPRDEAMA; this is encoded by the coding sequence ATGACCGCGCCGACCGACCGCACCGCCCTTCTTGCCGGCCTCTCCATCGTCGTGGCGCAGGCCTCGATCAATCTCGGCGCCGCTTTCGCCAAGAGCCTGTTCCCGATCGTCGGGCCGGAAGGCGTCGCCGCCCTGCGCACCGCGATTTCGGCCGTGATCCTGCTGGCCATAGCCCGCCCCTGGCGCAGCCGCATGAGCGGGCGGCAACTGGGCTGGCTGCTGGTCTACGGGCTCGTGCTGGGCGGCATGAACCTGATGATCTACTGGGCGTTCCGGCGCATTCCCATCGGCATTGGCGTTGCCATCGAGATTTGCGGACCGCTCGGCGTGGTCCTGGCGACCTCGCGTTCGCTGCGGGACTTTCTCTGGCTCGGCCTGGCGCTCGGCGGACTGGCGCTGCTGATCCCCTGGCCGGGACGCGCCGCCCCGCTCGATCTGGCCGGGATCGGCTTCGCGCTTGGCGCGGCGGCCTGCTGGGCGCTCTATATCCTTTGCGGGAAACGCGCAGCGCAAGTCGGCAGTTCGACGGCGGTATCGATCGGGATGACGGTGGCCTGCCTCGTCACCGTGCCCTTCGGGATCGCTTCGGCTCCGGCCAGCCTGCCGCTGCCCGCGCTCGGCCTCGGGTTCGTCGTCGCGATCCTGTCCAGCGCCTTGCCCTACATGCTTGAAATGCGGGCGATGACGCAGCTCCCCAGCCGGATCGTCGGCCTGCTCAGCAGCATGGCCCCCGCACTCGGCGCGATCGTCGGCTTCGCGGTTCTGGGCGAGCGGCTGACCGGGCTGCAATGGCTGGCGGTGGCAATGATGATCGCGGCAAGCGCCGGCTGTTCGCTCGCCGCCCGGTCCCCGGTGGCAAGCCCCCGCGACGAGGCGATGGCCTGA
- a CDS encoding flavin-containing monooxygenase, translating to MEMTCLKTDVPSPEELDIPALKAKYRQERDKRMRREGGEQYVRPTEDFSDNYAHDPFTPVAEREPIVEDLDVAILGAGFSGILAGYHLHKQGVSNVRNIDHAGGFGGVWYWNRYPGVQCDNDAYCYLPLLEETGFMPSKKFSDGWEIQQYCQDMAERFDLVDKALFHTLVTSIQWDESIKRWHVKTNRGDDIRARFVVMAGGVMNMPKLPGIPGIHDFKGKMFHTSRWEHDYTGGSWTAPELEKLKDKRVAIVGTGATAVQAVPYLGKYAKHLFVLQRTPSNIDERPNPPTDPDWAASLAPGWQQERMANFHRAAQQFFLPGEPDLICDIWTEISRNLAVELAEEGWPALDPLEFMDRREVVDFQVMERLRRRVDAIVQDEETAEKLKPWFRFMCKRPLSNNEFYPTFNQPNVTLIDVSGTQGVERMTEKGFIADGVEHEVDLMIFASGFEVTSDLKRRWGIDTVEGRGGKSIYDHWTNGASTFHGVITDEFPAMFYMGYIQGATNSSTTEQFGRQAEHIGFMVGETLRRGASTVAATREGVEGYCAHCKENEVDMSGFQNDCTPSYFNNEGDKELKWALFRGYLPGWDAFRDMLADWRGSKELDGVKFEA from the coding sequence ATGGAAATGACCTGCCTCAAGACCGACGTGCCAAGCCCCGAGGAACTCGACATCCCGGCGCTGAAGGCCAAGTATCGCCAGGAGCGCGACAAGCGCATGCGGCGCGAGGGCGGCGAGCAGTACGTGCGGCCCACCGAAGACTTTTCCGACAATTACGCCCACGATCCCTTCACCCCGGTGGCCGAGCGTGAGCCGATCGTCGAGGATCTGGACGTCGCCATCCTCGGTGCCGGTTTCTCGGGCATTCTGGCCGGCTACCACCTGCACAAGCAGGGCGTTTCCAACGTGCGCAACATCGATCACGCCGGCGGCTTCGGCGGCGTATGGTACTGGAACCGCTATCCCGGCGTGCAGTGCGACAACGACGCCTACTGCTACCTGCCGCTGCTGGAAGAAACGGGGTTCATGCCCAGCAAGAAGTTCTCGGACGGCTGGGAAATCCAGCAGTACTGCCAGGACATGGCCGAGCGGTTCGACCTCGTGGACAAGGCGCTGTTCCACACGCTCGTCACCTCGATCCAGTGGGACGAAAGCATCAAGCGCTGGCACGTGAAGACCAACCGCGGCGACGACATTCGCGCCCGGTTCGTGGTCATGGCCGGCGGCGTGATGAACATGCCCAAGCTGCCGGGCATCCCCGGCATCCACGACTTCAAGGGCAAGATGTTCCACACCAGCCGCTGGGAGCATGACTATACCGGCGGTTCGTGGACCGCGCCGGAGCTGGAAAAGCTCAAGGACAAGCGCGTCGCCATCGTCGGCACCGGGGCAACCGCCGTGCAGGCGGTGCCCTACCTCGGCAAGTACGCCAAGCATCTCTTCGTGCTCCAGCGCACGCCGTCGAACATCGACGAACGTCCCAATCCGCCGACCGACCCGGACTGGGCCGCCTCGCTCGCGCCGGGCTGGCAGCAGGAGCGCATGGCGAACTTCCACCGCGCCGCGCAGCAGTTCTTCCTGCCGGGCGAGCCTGACCTGATCTGCGACATCTGGACCGAGATCAGCCGCAACCTCGCCGTCGAACTGGCGGAGGAAGGCTGGCCCGCGCTCGATCCGCTGGAGTTCATGGATCGCCGCGAAGTCGTGGACTTCCAGGTGATGGAACGCCTGCGCCGCCGCGTCGATGCCATCGTGCAGGACGAGGAAACGGCCGAGAAGCTCAAGCCGTGGTTCCGCTTCATGTGCAAGCGGCCGCTTTCCAACAACGAGTTCTACCCGACCTTCAACCAGCCCAACGTCACGCTGATCGACGTTTCGGGCACCCAGGGCGTGGAACGGATGACCGAGAAGGGCTTCATCGCCGATGGCGTGGAGCACGAGGTTGACCTGATGATCTTCGCCTCCGGCTTCGAAGTCACCTCCGACCTCAAGCGCCGCTGGGGCATCGACACCGTCGAAGGACGCGGCGGCAAGTCGATCTACGACCACTGGACCAACGGCGCGAGCACGTTCCACGGCGTGATCACCGACGAATTCCCGGCGATGTTCTACATGGGCTACATCCAGGGCGCCACGAACTCCTCCACGACTGAGCAGTTCGGCCGCCAGGCGGAGCACATCGGCTTCATGGTGGGCGAAACCCTGCGCCGCGGCGCCAGCACCGTCGCCGCCACCCGGGAAGGCGTCGAAGGCTACTGCGCGCACTGCAAGGAAAACGAAGTCGACATGTCCGGCTTCCAGAACGACTGCACGCCCAGCTACTTCAACAACGAGGGCGACAAGGAACTGAAGTGGGCCCTGTTCCGCGGCTATCTGCCCGGCTGGGACGCCTTCCGCGACATGCTGGCCGACTGGCGCGGCAGCAAGGAACTGGACGGGGTGAAGTTCGAGGCCTGA
- a CDS encoding SDR family NAD(P)-dependent oxidoreductase — translation MEEMRFDGRVAVITGAGRGLGRAYALLLAARGAKVVVNDLGGAIRGDLDAPGADESVAQSVVDEIVAAGGEAIANTDSVSTPEGGKAIVQAALDQWGRIDVLVHNAGNVRYGSIRELSAADLHAVLDVHLLGAFHVVQAAFGPMCDAGYGRIVLTSSVGGLYGNLNCVNYGMSKSAMLGLSNIAALEGEAHNVKCNVIVPGAVTRMAEGLDISQYPPMDPELVAPVVGWLSHEQCPVTGETFASMAGRVARMFVAETRGVYRPEWTIEDVAAASDAFRDKSEVLDFGLHGHVDHIGYSFRMATAGADA, via the coding sequence ATGGAAGAGATGCGCTTTGACGGCCGCGTGGCGGTGATTACCGGAGCCGGCCGCGGTCTTGGCCGGGCCTATGCGCTGCTGTTGGCGGCGCGCGGGGCCAAAGTGGTGGTCAACGATCTGGGCGGTGCGATCCGGGGCGACCTCGATGCACCCGGCGCAGACGAGAGCGTGGCGCAGAGCGTGGTGGACGAGATCGTGGCGGCGGGCGGCGAGGCCATCGCCAATACCGATTCCGTCTCCACCCCCGAAGGCGGCAAGGCCATCGTCCAGGCCGCGCTGGACCAATGGGGCCGGATCGACGTGCTGGTCCACAATGCCGGAAACGTGCGCTACGGCTCGATCCGCGAGCTTTCGGCCGCAGACCTTCACGCCGTGCTCGACGTTCACCTGCTCGGCGCCTTCCACGTCGTGCAGGCCGCGTTCGGGCCGATGTGCGATGCCGGTTACGGGCGCATCGTGCTGACCAGTTCGGTCGGCGGGCTCTACGGCAACCTCAACTGCGTGAACTACGGCATGTCGAAGTCGGCGATGCTGGGCCTCTCCAACATCGCCGCGCTCGAGGGTGAGGCGCACAACGTGAAGTGCAACGTGATCGTGCCCGGCGCGGTGACGCGCATGGCCGAGGGGCTCGACATCTCGCAGTATCCGCCGATGGACCCCGAACTCGTGGCGCCGGTGGTCGGCTGGCTCTCGCACGAGCAATGCCCGGTCACCGGAGAGACCTTCGCCTCGATGGCGGGCCGCGTGGCGCGCATGTTCGTGGCGGAGACGCGCGGCGTCTATCGCCCGGAGTGGACGATCGAGGACGTGGCCGCCGCTTCCGATGCCTTCCGCGACAAGTCCGAAGTGCTCGATTTCGGGCTTCACGGGCATGTCGATCACATCGGCTACTCGTTCCGGATGGCGACGGCGGGCGCCGATGCGTGA
- a CDS encoding SMP-30/gluconolactonase/LRE family protein, whose protein sequence is MLEPAGRNHGVVSARPAEGWTLHRLTPPSRLNGANGLRTGADGRIYVAQVAGSRVSAIDPDSGAVEVVSEMGGAITAPDDLVFDDAGNLYATEITEGRVSVLRPDGSSAVIADLPVANPITFSQGRLIAAGCHIGAQVVELDREGGGARVIADNVPMPNAFEVGPDGKLYMPVMGANAIWRVDLDGRGEPEVVCGDLGVPDSLKFDAQGMIVSTQVASGQVLRIDPRTGEKTVLADIGAGLDNCTFVGDRLFVSHILGSIHEITTPRSAGGLVKPLVEKGLQWPLDVAMGEDGVLWIADGGFVFSLRAGEMAKLEGMLFSPNFPGYSRGVVAAGAGTMIVTTANGDVARFHPAGPASEVLASGFDQLMGVALAPSGAVVFAEYGTGKVHSADGGRVEELASGLDRPKGVAVAGDGTVYVAESGAGRVVRLVGGRTETVLDDLVRPEGLAVRDGIVTVLDVKRREVVQCDLSGGARQVIASDLPVGTPEGTDPRPLGGVGDMCGPMGNMTGLDVGPDGTVWICADLEGSVLALRKA, encoded by the coding sequence ATGCTCGAACCCGCAGGACGCAATCACGGCGTCGTCTCCGCCCGCCCGGCCGAAGGCTGGACGCTGCACCGGCTGACCCCGCCTTCGCGCCTCAACGGCGCCAACGGCCTGCGCACGGGCGCCGATGGGCGCATCTATGTGGCGCAAGTCGCGGGCAGCCGCGTTTCGGCGATCGATCCCGACAGCGGCGCGGTGGAAGTGGTGAGCGAGATGGGCGGCGCGATCACCGCCCCGGACGATCTCGTGTTCGACGATGCGGGCAATCTCTACGCCACCGAGATCACCGAAGGTCGCGTTTCGGTGCTGCGCCCCGACGGCAGCAGCGCCGTGATCGCGGACCTGCCGGTGGCCAACCCGATCACCTTTTCGCAAGGCCGCCTGATCGCGGCGGGCTGCCACATCGGCGCGCAAGTCGTCGAACTGGACCGCGAGGGCGGCGGCGCGCGGGTGATTGCCGATAACGTGCCGATGCCCAATGCCTTCGAGGTCGGCCCCGACGGCAAGCTCTACATGCCGGTGATGGGCGCCAACGCGATCTGGCGGGTCGATCTTGACGGGCGCGGCGAGCCGGAAGTGGTCTGCGGCGACCTTGGCGTGCCGGATTCGCTGAAATTCGACGCGCAGGGCATGATCGTCTCCACCCAGGTCGCCAGCGGCCAGGTGCTGCGGATCGATCCGCGCACCGGCGAGAAGACGGTGCTGGCCGATATCGGCGCGGGGCTGGACAATTGCACTTTCGTGGGGGACCGCCTGTTCGTCTCGCACATCCTGGGCTCGATCCATGAGATCACCACGCCCCGAAGCGCGGGCGGGCTGGTGAAGCCGCTGGTCGAGAAGGGCCTGCAATGGCCGCTCGACGTGGCGATGGGCGAGGACGGCGTGCTGTGGATCGCCGACGGCGGCTTCGTCTTCTCGCTGCGCGCGGGCGAGATGGCCAAGCTGGAAGGCATGTTGTTCAGCCCGAATTTCCCCGGCTACTCGCGCGGGGTCGTTGCGGCGGGGGCAGGAACGATGATCGTCACCACCGCCAATGGCGATGTGGCCAGGTTCCACCCCGCCGGCCCGGCGAGCGAGGTGCTGGCGAGCGGTTTCGACCAGTTGATGGGTGTGGCGCTGGCCCCTTCGGGCGCGGTGGTCTTCGCGGAATACGGCACCGGCAAGGTCCATTCGGCCGATGGCGGGCGGGTCGAGGAACTGGCCTCCGGGCTGGACCGGCCCAAGGGCGTCGCCGTTGCCGGGGATGGTACCGTCTATGTGGCCGAAAGCGGAGCGGGCCGGGTGGTCAGGCTGGTCGGCGGGCGCACGGAAACGGTGCTCGACGATCTCGTCCGGCCCGAAGGACTGGCCGTGCGCGACGGCATCGTCACCGTGCTCGACGTGAAGCGGCGGGAGGTCGTGCAGTGCGATCTGTCCGGCGGCGCGCGGCAGGTGATCGCCTCGGACCTGCCGGTAGGCACGCCCGAAGGCACCGATCCCCGGCCGCTCGGCGGGGTCGGCGACATGTGCGGGCCGATGGGCAACATGACCGGGCTCGATGTGGGGCCGGACGGCACGGTGTGGATCTGCGCCGATCTCGAAGGCAGCGTCCTGGCGCTGAGGAAGGCGTAA
- a CDS encoding EthD domain-containing protein, with amino-acid sequence MLKQLCFFRKRADMTMDAFMDYYENQHSQLSKKMGAAPAIPGAVRYVRRYLVPEKNPITGEIHDPGYDCVMEIWWNSREDFERSQAIISDPARRPMTMADEEKLFAGHANPVCTCIEYDSPMGPNGEPTRVELSYGD; translated from the coding sequence ATGCTCAAGCAGCTCTGCTTTTTCCGCAAGCGCGCCGACATGACCATGGACGCGTTCATGGACTACTATGAAAACCAGCATTCGCAGCTCTCGAAGAAGATGGGCGCGGCGCCGGCGATCCCCGGCGCGGTGCGCTACGTCCGGCGCTATCTGGTGCCGGAGAAGAACCCGATCACCGGCGAGATCCACGATCCCGGCTATGACTGCGTGATGGAAATCTGGTGGAACAGCCGTGAGGACTTCGAACGCTCGCAGGCGATCATCAGCGATCCCGCGCGCCGGCCGATGACAATGGCGGACGAGGAGAAACTCTTCGCCGGCCACGCCAATCCGGTCTGTACCTGCATCGAATACGATTCGCCGATGGGCCCGAACGGCGAGCCCACGCGGGTGGAGCTTTCCTACGGTGACTGA
- a CDS encoding MFS transporter, producing MTEAASARQEWARYGLVPVAAGLGYATSVIHIYGIGPYIGPVAEAMGWSRTEVTFGLTIATLVQAVGGVFIGLAVDRFGPRRFGVIGAVLLTLAFALLGTVGASLSQWYLLWGLIAMVSLPVQASVWTSAVASRFELSRGLALAVTLCGASIAAGLFPILGTWAIRTFGWRLAFAVHGGLWFLLAFPAILMFFRGAHDRSRAAKAPVRRDLPGASLGEGLRSSVYHRLFAASLLFTFTIIALVVHFVSILGDRGADPMTAAAIASFVGWFSLAGRLGTGVLLDRFPASLVGAAVFLLPVAGCGLLLGSGTSLAALALASALIGLTLGAEIDVVVYLITRHFGLRNFGGLYGGVLAALSIGTAIGPLAAAVIHDRTGSYESFLWLAIGMMAASSLAIGTLPRRSLAFAPA from the coding sequence GTGACTGAGGCGGCATCGGCTCGGCAGGAGTGGGCGAGATACGGGCTGGTGCCGGTGGCGGCCGGGCTCGGCTATGCCACCAGCGTGATCCATATCTACGGCATCGGACCGTACATCGGCCCGGTGGCCGAAGCGATGGGCTGGAGCCGCACCGAAGTGACCTTCGGGCTCACCATCGCAACCCTGGTGCAGGCCGTGGGCGGCGTGTTCATCGGCCTTGCGGTCGACCGGTTCGGTCCGCGCAGGTTCGGGGTGATCGGCGCGGTGCTGCTGACGCTGGCCTTCGCGCTGCTCGGCACGGTGGGGGCAAGCCTTTCGCAGTGGTACCTGCTGTGGGGCCTGATCGCGATGGTCTCGCTGCCGGTGCAGGCTTCGGTCTGGACCAGCGCGGTGGCTTCGCGCTTCGAACTTTCGCGCGGGCTGGCCCTGGCGGTGACGCTTTGCGGCGCCTCCATCGCGGCGGGCTTGTTCCCGATCCTGGGGACATGGGCGATCAGGACTTTCGGCTGGCGGCTGGCCTTTGCGGTTCACGGCGGGCTGTGGTTCCTCCTCGCCTTCCCGGCGATCCTCATGTTCTTCCGCGGCGCGCACGATCGCAGCAGGGCCGCCAAGGCGCCGGTCCGGCGCGATTTGCCCGGCGCTTCGCTGGGCGAAGGGCTGCGCTCCAGCGTCTACCACCGCCTGTTCGCGGCAAGCCTGCTGTTCACGTTCACGATCATTGCCCTGGTCGTCCACTTCGTCTCGATCCTGGGAGACCGGGGCGCAGACCCGATGACGGCGGCGGCCATCGCCTCGTTCGTCGGCTGGTTCTCGCTGGCGGGGCGGCTGGGCACGGGCGTCCTGCTCGATCGTTTCCCGGCTTCGCTGGTCGGCGCGGCGGTGTTCCTGCTGCCGGTGGCGGGCTGCGGCCTGTTGCTGGGTTCCGGCACTTCGCTGGCGGCGCTGGCGCTGGCCTCGGCGCTGATCGGGCTGACCCTGGGCGCCGAGATCGACGTCGTCGTCTACCTCATCACCCGGCATTTCGGGCTTCGGAACTTCGGCGGCCTCTATGGCGGGGTGCTGGCGGCGCTGTCGATCGGCACGGCCATCGGTCCGCTCGCGGCGGCGGTGATCCACGACCGGACGGGAAGCTACGAGAGCTTCCTCTGGCTGGCGATCGGCATGATGGCGGCAAGCAGTCTGGCGATCGGCACGCTGCCGCGCCGCAGCCTCGCTTTCGCGCCGGCGTGA
- a CDS encoding aromatic ring-hydroxylating oxygenase subunit alpha codes for MGEIGTIVQAAEDLTVPVRVPAEAYVSPEYAKAERDRLWRKVWLQAGRLEDIPEVGDFITFDILDDSVIVVRASETEIRAFHNVCPHRGRKLVDTPPGMRNARGTRRNFICGYHGWTFGLDGANTYLEHQEDWQGRLCGGQADLGVVQVGLWGGWVWINLDPDCMPLAEYLHPAAGMLDPYGLENMRPRWRKWVVFECNWKVAMEAFCETYHVSTTHPEFMEFGQFRGWARNQGLHSNIGYEAPKGQEEDSGKLRLGAGEDPRLTTAEMQNFTWANANTNTTMTLVGVANRLKDELPEGTPAAEVSAYWIGTARKEDAERGVVWAQVDPQHTAQAGTAWQIFPNFQIGHAVNNMLCYQARPYGADPDKCIFEAAVYELWPEGEAPETEWEYTAPNDWPPVLQQDFANMAAVQQGMKNVGFRGAQPNPYMERSVASLHMNLARFMGSGSPETY; via the coding sequence ATGGGTGAAATTGGCACGATCGTGCAGGCTGCCGAGGACCTGACCGTCCCGGTCCGCGTCCCGGCCGAGGCCTACGTTTCACCGGAATACGCCAAGGCCGAACGCGACAGGCTGTGGCGCAAGGTCTGGCTTCAGGCGGGGCGCCTGGAAGACATTCCCGAAGTCGGCGATTTCATCACTTTCGACATCCTCGACGATTCGGTGATCGTGGTCCGCGCCTCGGAAACCGAGATACGCGCTTTCCACAATGTCTGCCCGCACCGCGGCCGCAAGCTGGTCGATACGCCGCCGGGAATGCGCAATGCCAGGGGCACGCGCCGCAACTTCATCTGCGGCTATCATGGCTGGACCTTCGGGCTGGACGGGGCCAACACCTATCTAGAACACCAGGAAGACTGGCAGGGGCGGCTCTGTGGCGGTCAGGCCGATCTAGGTGTCGTTCAGGTCGGTCTCTGGGGCGGTTGGGTCTGGATCAATCTCGACCCCGATTGCATGCCGCTGGCCGAATATCTCCACCCGGCAGCGGGCATGCTCGACCCCTATGGCCTTGAAAACATGCGTCCCCGCTGGCGCAAATGGGTCGTGTTCGAGTGCAACTGGAAGGTCGCGATGGAGGCCTTCTGCGAAACCTACCATGTTTCCACCACGCACCCCGAATTCATGGAATTCGGCCAGTTCCGCGGCTGGGCCCGCAACCAGGGACTGCACTCCAACATCGGCTACGAAGCGCCCAAGGGGCAGGAGGAAGACTCCGGAAAACTGCGCCTCGGCGCGGGCGAGGACCCGCGGCTCACCACGGCGGAAATGCAGAATTTCACCTGGGCGAATGCCAATACCAACACGACGATGACACTGGTCGGCGTTGCCAACCGCCTCAAGGACGAACTGCCCGAAGGTACCCCGGCGGCGGAAGTGTCGGCCTACTGGATCGGCACCGCGCGCAAGGAAGACGCGGAACGCGGCGTGGTGTGGGCGCAGGTCGATCCGCAGCACACGGCCCAGGCGGGCACGGCCTGGCAGATCTTCCCGAACTTCCAGATCGGCCACGCGGTCAACAACATGCTCTGCTATCAGGCACGGCCCTATGGCGCCGATCCGGACAAGTGCATCTTCGAGGCTGCCGTCTACGAACTCTGGCCCGAGGGTGAAGCTCCCGAAACGGAATGGGAATACACCGCCCCCAATGACTGGCCGCCTGTTCTCCAGCAGGACTTCGCCAACATGGCTGCTGTCCAGCAAGGCATGAAAAACGTCGGTTTCCGGGGCGCGCAGCCCAACCCCTACATGGAACGCTCAGTGGCGAGCCTGCACATGAACCTTGCCAGATTTATGGGCTCGGGCAGCCCCGAAACCTACTGA
- a CDS encoding glyoxalase has protein sequence MPLVHVSWALADNGLRPACDAFFREVFGAETAHEILITPETEKLGLDREESLLMVGDTMLIPIAPAGRGAEPGHPLGDMLRRSAGENRWIGIALKTNDLAAADAWFAARGFKRHYDPGMEAFYFLIPRGQVMGLRLEIVKQDMPGDPRRDPSWSAAKWRDGHPLGIEGLQAIGLSAPSLNDAREMFHGKLGLPELGERALPEGDCAAFAIGDTVLEVLAGRKQSDAVSVHAREVKGIRHLVFKVRDATAAAQYLRGKGLPLTGDTETRFAVVPEAAQGRLIWFTGATPAGYPPAGSRLAELVKTA, from the coding sequence ATGCCGCTGGTTCACGTAAGCTGGGCGCTTGCCGATAATGGCTTGCGTCCCGCCTGCGACGCGTTCTTTCGCGAGGTGTTCGGCGCGGAGACCGCGCACGAGATATTGATAACGCCGGAAACCGAAAAGCTCGGCCTCGACCGCGAAGAGAGCTTGCTGATGGTGGGCGACACCATGTTGATCCCGATCGCCCCGGCCGGTCGAGGCGCGGAACCGGGGCATCCGCTCGGCGACATGCTGCGGCGCTCGGCAGGGGAGAACCGCTGGATCGGCATCGCCCTCAAGACGAACGACCTGGCGGCGGCAGACGCCTGGTTCGCGGCGCGCGGCTTCAAGCGGCATTACGATCCGGGCATGGAAGCCTTCTATTTCCTGATCCCGCGCGGACAGGTCATGGGCTTGCGGCTGGAGATCGTGAAGCAGGACATGCCCGGCGATCCTCGCCGCGATCCGTCGTGGAGCGCGGCGAAGTGGCGGGACGGGCATCCGCTGGGGATCGAGGGATTGCAGGCCATCGGCCTTTCCGCGCCATCGCTGAACGATGCGCGCGAAATGTTCCACGGGAAACTCGGGTTGCCGGAACTTGGCGAAAGAGCACTGCCCGAGGGGGACTGTGCCGCCTTTGCAATAGGCGATACCGTCCTCGAAGTTCTGGCAGGACGCAAGCAGAGCGACGCCGTTTCCGTCCATGCGCGCGAGGTGAAGGGAATCCGGCACCTCGTCTTCAAGGTTCGTGATGCCACAGCCGCCGCGCAATACTTGCGCGGCAAGGGGCTCCCGTTGACCGGAGATACCGAGACGCGTTTCGCCGTTGTGCCGGAAGCGGCGCAGGGGCGGCTGATCTGGTTTACTGGAGCGACACCGGCGGGCTATCCGCCGGCTGGTTCGCGGCTGGCGGAACTCGTCAAGACCGCCTGA